The sequence CCTACCACTTAAAAATGGCTCTGCTGATGGACCCAACGGTGCATCGGCAGAGCCATTTTTTATAACTAACCGCCATGAACGATAAACCTACACTGGTGCTACTACACGGCCACGGGGTTGGCCCGGCCATCTGGGACGCCCTGCAAGATGCGCTGGCAGCCACGTACCGTATTTTAAAACCAGATTTCTCGGCGATGACCAGCCATACGTCGGTAGAAGGCTACGCGGAGCAACTCCACAGCATGCTGGCTGCCTCGCAGATCGACCGTTGCGTGTTGATTGGGCATTCGATGGGTGGGTACGTCGCGCTGGCGCTGGCCGCGAGCCATCCTGAGCTGGTAGCGGGCCTCGTGCTGTTCAACTCGACTGCCTTCGCCGACCCCGATACCGACGAGCAACGGGCCAAACGCGACGCCGCCAAAGCGCAGTTGCAAACTGAAGGGGCTGCGGCCTTTGTCGAAAAAGCCGTCACCAGTATGTTTTCCAAACCCGATCAGCAGAAAAAAGCCGATCTGGTGCGTCAGACCGTAGACCGCTACAAGACACTGCCGGCCGACGCTCTACTGGCCGGTTTACAGGCGATCCGCACCCGCCCCGACCGCTCAGAGATGCTGGCAAACGCAACGTACCCAGTACTCATCCTGGCGGGGCGTCACGACATGGCCGTGCCTATCGAGCGCTCACAGGCGCTGGCCGATAAACTGCCCAACGCCCAACTGGTCATCCTCGAAAACTCGGGGCACCTGGGTATGCTGGAAGAACCCGAAGCGGCCGAAGCCGCACTAAAGCGGTTTTTAATGAATGA comes from Fibrella aestuarina BUZ 2 and encodes:
- a CDS encoding alpha/beta fold hydrolase produces the protein MNDKPTLVLLHGHGVGPAIWDALQDALAATYRILKPDFSAMTSHTSVEGYAEQLHSMLAASQIDRCVLIGHSMGGYVALALAASHPELVAGLVLFNSTAFADPDTDEQRAKRDAAKAQLQTEGAAAFVEKAVTSMFSKPDQQKKADLVRQTVDRYKTLPADALLAGLQAIRTRPDRSEMLANATYPVLILAGRHDMAVPIERSQALADKLPNAQLVILENSGHLGMLEEPEAAEAALKRFLMNDV